The following proteins come from a genomic window of Streptomyces sp. GS7:
- a CDS encoding glycosyltransferase 87 family protein — MTAPELEAPTDPRGPRPLVGAVRRHPTLVAALACLVSFAAFWVVQRLAHVSMIDLMVYRAEGWTARNGEDLYDMVATSAHLPNTYPPFAALLFIPLTFFGVGTMRTLATAGNLVLLVAVVHLSLRLVGRPRRLPRPAATLALSALLVWCEPVWTTLRYGQINLLLAVMVLWDLTRRDGNRWAGIGIGIAAGIKLTPALFVVFLALAGAVRAGRMLRSGADRRAAWNPWLRQAAVATGTFCATVLLSAIALPRDSHRFWTQIVFAADRVGEVEITANQSLRGALARLLHTDTPGTAWLALAALTAAAGLALAAGSLLRGQRSWATLACAATALLVSPISWSHHWVWGVPMLILLGSEALENTGAAARRWWAVTAVMGLMFCSFALWWVPHRWHQHAELHQNGGQMLLSAVYPLAGLTLLALAAVRLRRLTRRDARGGAGGPGDTGADSGGDGTGTGPRQAAVAGDI, encoded by the coding sequence GTGACCGCGCCGGAGCTGGAAGCGCCCACCGACCCCCGCGGTCCGCGCCCCCTCGTGGGCGCCGTCCGCCGCCACCCGACCCTCGTGGCGGCACTGGCCTGCCTGGTCTCCTTCGCCGCCTTCTGGGTCGTCCAGCGCCTGGCGCATGTGTCGATGATCGACCTCATGGTCTACCGCGCCGAGGGCTGGACCGCCCGCAACGGCGAGGACCTCTACGACATGGTGGCCACCTCCGCGCATCTGCCCAACACCTATCCGCCCTTCGCCGCGCTGCTGTTCATACCTCTGACCTTCTTCGGCGTCGGGACGATGCGCACCCTCGCCACCGCCGGCAACCTCGTCCTGCTCGTCGCCGTCGTCCACCTCTCCCTGCGCCTGGTCGGACGGCCCCGGCGGCTGCCCCGGCCCGCGGCCACGCTGGCGCTCTCCGCGCTGCTGGTGTGGTGCGAGCCGGTCTGGACGACGCTGCGCTACGGCCAGATCAACCTGCTGCTCGCCGTCATGGTGCTGTGGGACCTGACGCGCCGGGACGGCAACCGCTGGGCGGGCATAGGCATCGGGATCGCGGCCGGCATCAAGCTGACCCCGGCGCTCTTCGTCGTCTTCCTCGCCCTGGCCGGTGCGGTCCGCGCCGGCCGGATGCTCCGCTCCGGCGCGGACCGGCGCGCCGCCTGGAACCCCTGGCTGCGGCAGGCCGCGGTCGCCACCGGGACGTTCTGCGCCACCGTCCTCCTCTCCGCGATCGCGCTACCGCGCGACTCGCACCGCTTCTGGACGCAGATCGTGTTCGCCGCCGACCGGGTCGGTGAGGTGGAGATCACCGCGAACCAGTCGCTGCGCGGCGCCCTGGCCCGGCTGCTGCACACCGACACCCCGGGCACCGCCTGGTTGGCCCTGGCCGCCCTGACCGCGGCAGCCGGGCTGGCCCTGGCCGCCGGGTCGCTGCTGCGCGGCCAGCGCTCCTGGGCGACCCTCGCCTGCGCCGCGACCGCCCTGCTGGTCAGCCCGATCTCCTGGTCCCACCACTGGGTGTGGGGCGTCCCGATGCTGATCCTGCTCGGCTCCGAGGCCCTGGAGAACACCGGCGCCGCCGCGCGCCGCTGGTGGGCGGTGACCGCCGTGATGGGGCTGATGTTCTGCTCGTTCGCGCTGTGGTGGGTACCGCACCGCTGGCACCAGCACGCGGAACTGCACCAGAACGGCGGCCAGATGCTGCTCTCCGCCGTCTACCCGCTCGCCGGGCTGACGCTGCTGGCACTTGCCGCGGTCCGACTGCGGCGGCTCACCCGGCGCGACGCCCGCGGCGGTGCCGGCGGTCCCGGCGACACCGGCGCGGACAGTGGCGGCGACGGCACCGGCACCGGCCCCCGTCAGGCCGCGGTCGCCGGCGATATCTGA
- a CDS encoding leucine--tRNA ligase, whose protein sequence is MSETTSAAEVAAPHRYTAALAADIEARWQDFWEAAGTYEAPNPKGGLAGDAELVARPKKFIMDMFPYPSGAGLHVGHPLGFIATDVYARHQRMTGHNVLHTLGFDAFGLPAEQYAVQTGTHPRVSTEANIVNMRRQLRRLGLGHDQRRSIETIDPAYYKWTQWIFLQIFNSWYDPDADAARPIDTLVAQFEAGTRQTPDGRPWSELSPIERADVLGGYRLAYASDAPVNWCPGLGTVLANEEVTAEGRSERGNYPVFKSKLRQWNMRITAYADRLLNDLDALDWPEAIKLQQRNWIGRSEGARVDFPAGDDKITVFTTRQDTLFGATYMVLAPEHPLIAGSDDGTGSIVPDAWPEGTHDVWTGGHATPAEAVAAYRKQAAAKSDVERQAEAKDKTGVFTGVHATNPVSGERIPVFIADYVLMGYGTGAIMAVPAHDTRDFAFARAFELPMRCVVEPTDGRGTDPAAWDDAFGSYDAKLVNSSHGTISLDGLGVAEAKARITDWLTAGGIGEGTVNFRLRDWLFSRQRYWGEPFPIVYDEDGVAHPLPASMLPLELPEVDDYSPRTFDPDDADTRPETPLSRNEDWVDVELDLGDGRGVRRYRRETNTMPNWAGSCWYEMRYLDPKNDGALVDPDVEQYWMGPREGQPHGGVDLYVGGAEHAVLHLLYARFWSKVLHDLGHVSSAEPFHKLYNQGMIQAYVYRDTRGIAVPAAEVEEHDGGVFYYEGGKVSRLLGKMGKSLKNAVTPDEICAEYGADTLRLYEMAMGPLDVSRPWDTRAVVGQYRLLQRLWRNVVDEATGAATVADTEPDEATLRALHKAIDGVTQDMANLRFNTAIAKITELNNHLTKAGGPVPRTIAEQLVLLIAPLAPHIAEELWRKLGHTDSVVHADFPVADPAYVVDETVTCVVQIKGKVKARLEVAPSISDADLETAALAEPAVVAALGGAGIRKVIVRAPKLVNIVPA, encoded by the coding sequence ATGAGCGAGACGACTTCGGCTGCCGAGGTGGCAGCGCCGCACCGCTATACGGCCGCGCTGGCCGCCGACATCGAGGCACGCTGGCAGGACTTCTGGGAGGCGGCGGGGACCTACGAGGCCCCGAACCCGAAGGGCGGCCTGGCCGGCGACGCCGAGCTGGTGGCCCGTCCCAAGAAGTTCATCATGGACATGTTCCCCTACCCCTCGGGTGCGGGGCTGCACGTCGGCCACCCCCTGGGCTTCATCGCCACCGACGTCTACGCCCGCCACCAGCGCATGACGGGCCACAACGTCCTGCACACCCTGGGCTTCGACGCCTTCGGGCTGCCGGCCGAGCAGTACGCCGTCCAGACCGGCACCCACCCGAGGGTCTCCACCGAGGCCAACATCGTCAACATGCGGCGCCAGCTGCGCCGGCTGGGCCTGGGCCACGACCAGCGCCGCTCGATCGAGACGATCGACCCGGCGTACTACAAGTGGACCCAGTGGATCTTCCTGCAGATCTTCAACTCCTGGTACGACCCCGACGCGGACGCGGCCCGTCCGATCGACACCCTGGTCGCCCAGTTCGAGGCCGGCACCCGGCAGACGCCCGACGGCCGTCCCTGGAGCGAACTGAGCCCGATCGAGCGGGCCGACGTCCTGGGCGGGTACCGCCTGGCGTACGCCTCGGACGCGCCGGTCAACTGGTGCCCCGGACTGGGCACCGTGCTGGCCAACGAGGAGGTCACCGCCGAGGGCCGCTCCGAGCGCGGCAACTACCCGGTCTTCAAGTCCAAGCTGCGCCAGTGGAACATGCGCATCACCGCCTACGCCGACCGGCTGCTGAACGACCTGGACGCGCTGGACTGGCCGGAGGCCATCAAGCTGCAGCAGCGCAACTGGATCGGCCGCTCCGAGGGCGCCCGGGTCGACTTCCCCGCCGGCGACGACAAGATCACCGTCTTCACCACCCGCCAGGACACCCTGTTCGGCGCGACCTACATGGTGCTGGCCCCTGAGCACCCGCTGATCGCCGGCTCCGACGACGGCACCGGCTCCATCGTTCCCGACGCCTGGCCCGAGGGCACCCACGACGTGTGGACCGGCGGCCACGCCACCCCCGCCGAGGCCGTCGCCGCCTACCGCAAGCAGGCCGCCGCCAAGTCGGACGTCGAGCGGCAGGCCGAGGCCAAGGACAAGACCGGTGTCTTCACCGGCGTCCACGCCACCAACCCGGTCAGCGGCGAGCGGATCCCGGTCTTCATCGCCGACTACGTCCTGATGGGCTACGGCACCGGCGCGATCATGGCCGTCCCGGCCCACGACACCCGCGACTTCGCCTTCGCCCGCGCCTTCGAACTGCCGATGCGCTGCGTCGTCGAGCCCACCGACGGCCGCGGCACCGACCCCGCCGCCTGGGACGACGCGTTCGGCTCGTACGACGCGAAGCTGGTCAACTCGTCCCACGGCACCATCTCGCTGGACGGCCTGGGCGTGGCCGAGGCCAAGGCGAGGATCACCGACTGGCTGACCGCCGGCGGCATCGGCGAGGGCACCGTCAACTTCCGGCTGCGCGACTGGCTGTTCAGCCGCCAGCGCTACTGGGGCGAGCCGTTCCCGATCGTCTACGACGAGGACGGTGTGGCGCACCCGCTGCCGGCCTCGATGCTGCCGCTGGAACTGCCCGAGGTCGACGACTACTCGCCGCGCACCTTCGACCCGGACGACGCCGACACCCGGCCCGAGACCCCGCTGTCCCGTAACGAGGACTGGGTCGACGTCGAGCTGGACCTGGGCGACGGCCGCGGGGTGCGGCGCTACCGCCGCGAGACCAACACCATGCCCAACTGGGCGGGTTCGTGCTGGTACGAGATGCGCTACCTGGACCCGAAGAACGACGGCGCACTGGTCGACCCGGACGTCGAGCAGTACTGGATGGGCCCGCGCGAGGGCCAGCCGCACGGCGGTGTCGACCTGTACGTGGGCGGCGCCGAGCACGCCGTACTGCACCTGCTGTACGCCCGCTTCTGGTCCAAGGTGCTGCACGACTTGGGGCACGTCTCGTCCGCGGAGCCGTTCCACAAGCTGTACAACCAGGGCATGATCCAGGCGTACGTCTACCGGGACACCCGCGGTATCGCCGTCCCGGCGGCCGAGGTCGAGGAGCACGACGGAGGCGTCTTCTACTACGAGGGCGGCAAGGTCTCCCGACTGCTGGGCAAGATGGGCAAGTCCCTGAAGAACGCCGTCACGCCGGACGAGATCTGCGCCGAGTACGGCGCGGACACCCTGCGCCTGTACGAGATGGCGATGGGCCCGCTGGACGTCTCCCGCCCCTGGGACACCCGCGCCGTGGTCGGCCAGTACCGCCTGCTGCAGCGGCTGTGGCGCAACGTCGTGGACGAGGCGACCGGTGCGGCCACCGTCGCCGACACCGAGCCGGACGAGGCCACGCTGCGGGCGCTGCACAAGGCGATCGACGGTGTCACCCAAGACATGGCGAACCTGCGGTTCAACACCGCCATCGCCAAGATCACCGAGCTGAACAACCACCTGACGAAGGCGGGAGGCCCGGTCCCGCGCACCATCGCGGAGCAGCTGGTGCTGCTGATCGCCCCGCTGGCCCCGCACATCGCCGAGGAGCTGTGGCGCAAGCTGGGCCACACCGACTCGGTGGTGCACGCGGACTTCCCGGTGGCCGACCCGGCGTACGTGGTCGACGAGACCGTCACCTGCGTCGTCCAGATCAAGGGCAAGGTCAAGGCCCGGCTGGAGGTCGCGCCGTCGATCTCCGACGCGGACCTGGAGACCGCCGCGCTGGCGGAGCCGGCGGTGGTCGCGGCGCTGGGCGGCGCGGGCATCCGCAAGGTGATCGTCCGGGCGCCGAAGCTGGTGAACATCGTTCCGGCGTAG
- a CDS encoding S53 family peptidase, producing the protein MRASRTRSPRARAGLAWAAALPLVAGTLALGAPAADAAGHDGGRHALQGTKPQWATDQADQGAAADSTGVTARVYLAGRDAKGLAEYAKAVSDPHSAAYGKYLSPAQVRARYGATKDQIARVTAWLKKSGLTVTGTTNRFVTVKGDAAAAQRAFATDLHNYRKNGHTYHAPSATASAPGSVSDAVLTVTGLDNAPRFAQHHSAQLPPPSPVFRNAGPFSSYYGSRTNTGLPSAFGGKAPYAIKGYTGKQLRAAYGAKNWTGKGVTVAITDAYASPTIAKDADTYAHRNGDPRYRKGQLSQVLPKDYTHIADCGAAGWYGEETLDVEAVHAVAPASDIVYVGSASCQDDDLLDSLGKVVDGHLADIVSNSWGDVEANETPDVAAAYDQLFQQGAVQGIGFYFSSGDDGDEVAKTGSKQVGTPANSAWVTAVGGTSLAIGKGNTYQWETGWGTQKSVLSKDGDWTDFPGTFNGGAGGGTSKSVPQPFYQRGVVPDGLAKANGGSAMRTVPDISAVADPNTGFLVGQTQTLPNGKLGYDEYRIGGTSLAAPVIAGVQALATQARHGVAIGFANPAIYQRYGTAAYHDVTDHPLGAGRGLAVVRVDYVNGADAAKGTTTSLRTLGQDSSLHATVGYDNVTGVGSPGAGYVSSYRP; encoded by the coding sequence ATGAGAGCAAGCCGTACCAGATCGCCGCGCGCCCGTGCCGGTCTGGCCTGGGCAGCGGCGCTGCCGCTGGTCGCCGGAACGCTGGCGCTGGGCGCGCCGGCCGCCGACGCCGCAGGCCACGACGGGGGTCGGCACGCACTGCAGGGCACCAAGCCGCAGTGGGCCACCGACCAGGCCGACCAGGGTGCCGCCGCCGACTCCACGGGCGTCACCGCCCGGGTCTACCTGGCCGGCCGCGACGCCAAGGGCCTCGCGGAGTACGCCAAGGCCGTGTCGGACCCGCACTCCGCCGCGTACGGGAAGTACCTGAGCCCCGCCCAGGTGCGTGCCCGCTACGGTGCGACGAAGGACCAGATAGCCAGGGTGACCGCCTGGCTGAAAAAGTCCGGCCTGACGGTCACCGGAACCACCAACCGCTTTGTCACGGTCAAGGGCGACGCGGCTGCCGCCCAGCGGGCCTTCGCGACCGACCTGCACAACTACCGCAAGAACGGCCACACTTACCACGCGCCGTCGGCCACCGCCTCCGCTCCCGGCTCGGTGTCCGACGCGGTCCTGACGGTCACCGGCCTGGACAACGCGCCGCGGTTCGCCCAGCACCACTCCGCCCAGCTGCCGCCGCCCTCCCCGGTCTTCCGCAACGCCGGGCCGTTCTCCTCGTACTACGGCTCCCGGACGAACACCGGCCTGCCGTCGGCCTTCGGGGGCAAGGCGCCGTACGCGATCAAGGGCTACACCGGCAAGCAGCTGCGCGCCGCCTACGGCGCGAAGAACTGGACCGGTAAGGGCGTCACCGTCGCGATCACCGACGCGTACGCCTCGCCGACCATCGCCAAGGACGCGGACACCTACGCGCACCGCAACGGCGACCCCCGCTACCGCAAGGGCCAGCTGTCGCAGGTGCTGCCCAAGGACTACACGCACATCGCGGACTGCGGTGCGGCCGGCTGGTACGGCGAGGAGACCCTCGACGTCGAGGCCGTCCACGCGGTCGCCCCGGCCTCCGACATCGTCTACGTGGGCTCCGCCTCCTGCCAGGACGACGACCTGCTCGACTCGCTCGGCAAGGTCGTCGACGGCCACCTCGCCGACATCGTCTCCAACTCCTGGGGCGACGTCGAGGCGAACGAGACCCCGGACGTGGCCGCCGCCTACGACCAGCTCTTCCAGCAGGGCGCGGTGCAGGGCATCGGCTTCTACTTCTCCTCCGGTGACGACGGCGACGAGGTCGCCAAGACCGGCTCCAAGCAGGTGGGCACCCCGGCGAACTCCGCATGGGTGACCGCGGTCGGCGGCACCTCCCTGGCCATCGGCAAGGGCAACACGTACCAGTGGGAGACCGGCTGGGGCACCCAGAAGTCGGTGCTCTCCAAGGACGGCGACTGGACCGACTTCCCCGGCACCTTCAACGGCGGCGCGGGCGGCGGCACCAGCAAGAGCGTCCCGCAGCCCTTCTACCAGCGCGGTGTCGTCCCGGACGGGCTGGCGAAGGCCAACGGTGGCAGTGCGATGCGGACCGTTCCGGACATCTCGGCCGTGGCGGACCCCAACACCGGCTTCCTGGTCGGCCAGACCCAGACCCTGCCCAACGGCAAGCTCGGCTATGACGAGTACCGCATCGGCGGCACCTCCCTGGCGGCGCCGGTGATCGCGGGTGTCCAGGCACTGGCGACGCAGGCCCGGCACGGCGTCGCCATCGGCTTCGCCAACCCCGCCATCTACCAGCGCTACGGCACCGCCGCGTACCACGACGTCACCGACCACCCCCTGGGTGCCGGCCGTGGCCTGGCGGTCGTCCGTGTCGACTATGTCAACGGGGCGGACGCCGCCAAGGGCACCACGACGTCGCTGCGCACCCTGGGGCAGGACAGCTCCCTGCACGCGACCGTCGGATACGACAACGTCACCGGCGTGGGCTCGCCGGGCGCCGGATATGTGAGTTCCTACCGCCCCTGA
- a CDS encoding histidine phosphatase family protein, which produces MNGTKGGRGRRVVLWRHGQTAWNLERRFQGSTDIELTETGLAQARRSARLLAALRPDAIIASDLRRAAATADELAALTRLDVTHDPALRETYAGSWQGLTHDEILAQYGEQYTAWKRGEPVRRGGGELETEVADRAAPVVLNHADKLPDEGTLVVVSHGGTIRTTIGRMLGLDSHYWESLGGLSNCCWSVLGEGARGWRLLEHNAGTLPEPVLGDDA; this is translated from the coding sequence CTGAACGGCACCAAGGGCGGCCGGGGCCGCCGCGTCGTCCTGTGGCGCCACGGCCAGACGGCCTGGAATCTGGAGCGCCGCTTCCAGGGCTCGACGGACATCGAGCTGACCGAGACCGGCCTCGCCCAGGCGCGGCGCTCGGCCCGGCTGCTCGCCGCCCTGAGGCCGGACGCCATCATCGCGTCCGATCTGCGCCGGGCGGCGGCGACCGCCGACGAGCTGGCCGCCCTGACCCGTCTCGACGTGACGCACGACCCGGCGCTGCGGGAGACCTACGCGGGCTCCTGGCAGGGCCTGACGCACGACGAGATCCTGGCGCAGTACGGCGAGCAGTACACCGCCTGGAAGCGCGGTGAGCCGGTGCGCCGCGGTGGCGGCGAACTGGAGACCGAGGTCGCCGACCGGGCCGCCCCGGTGGTGCTCAACCACGCCGACAAGCTGCCCGACGAGGGCACCCTGGTCGTCGTCAGCCACGGCGGCACGATCCGCACCACCATCGGGCGGATGCTCGGACTGGACTCCCACTACTGGGAGAGCCTGGGCGGCCTGTCGAACTGCTGCTGGTCCGTCCTCGGCGAAGGCGCCCGCGGCTGGCGGCTGCTGGAGCACAACGCCGGCACCCTCCCGGAGCCGGTGCTCGGCGACGACGCCTGA
- the rsfS gene encoding ribosome silencing factor gives MTATDRSIELINAAALAAADKLAHDIIAYDVSDVLSITDAFLLASAPSDRQVKAIVDEIEERLNKDLGAKPVRREGDREARWVLLDYVDIVIHVQHSEERVYYALERLWKDCPELDLPEEAKATRGKAAAHAEATAGHEDGDLL, from the coding sequence GTGACCGCCACGGACCGCTCCATCGAGCTCATCAACGCCGCCGCTCTGGCAGCGGCCGACAAGCTCGCGCACGACATCATCGCGTACGACGTCAGTGACGTCCTCTCGATCACCGACGCCTTCCTGCTGGCCTCCGCGCCCAGCGACCGCCAGGTCAAGGCGATCGTCGACGAGATCGAGGAACGACTCAACAAGGACCTCGGCGCCAAGCCGGTCCGCCGCGAGGGCGACCGGGAAGCGCGCTGGGTGCTGCTCGACTACGTCGACATCGTCATCCACGTCCAGCACAGCGAGGAGCGGGTCTACTACGCGCTCGAACGCCTGTGGAAGGACTGCCCCGAACTCGACCTCCCCGAGGAGGCCAAGGCCACCCGTGGCAAGGCCGCCGCGCACGCCGAGGCCACCGCGGGCCACGAGGACGGAGATCTGCTCTGA
- a CDS encoding MmyB family transcriptional regulator, whose translation MPADRPASGTSEEFARLWAGGDVAPHARRMKVIRHASVGEVRLVSTSLVVGAVPETRIVVYTPADEESRRLTAVLRTVHDPVLGCPAHRRPTSEVVAELERKWEGQGEGSWAASSLR comes from the coding sequence GTGCCCGCTGATCGCCCGGCTTCAGGGACCAGTGAGGAGTTCGCGCGCCTGTGGGCGGGCGGGGATGTCGCGCCGCACGCCCGCCGCATGAAGGTGATCCGGCACGCCTCGGTCGGCGAGGTGCGGCTGGTATCGACGTCGCTGGTGGTGGGCGCGGTCCCCGAGACCCGGATCGTGGTCTACACCCCGGCCGACGAGGAGAGCCGCAGGCTGACGGCGGTGCTGCGCACGGTCCATGACCCGGTCCTCGGCTGCCCGGCGCATCGGCGGCCCACCTCCGAGGTCGTGGCGGAGCTGGAGCGGAAGTGGGAGGGGCAGGGGGAGGGCAGCTGGGCCGCGTCGTCGCTGCGCTGA